A region from the Solanum lycopersicum bio-material TGRC:LA1421 mitochondrion, complete genome genome encodes:
- the cox3 gene encoding cytochrome c oxidase subunit 3: MIESQRHSYHLVDPSPWPISGSLGALATTVGGVMYMHSFQGGATLLSLGLIFLLYTMFVWWRDVLRESTFEGHHTKVVQLGPRYGFILFIVSEVMFFFALFRASSHSSLAPTVEIGGIWPPKGIAVLDPWEIPFLNTLIPLSSGAAVTWAHHAILAGKEKRAVYALVATVSLALVFTGFQGMEYYQAPFTISDSIYGSTFFLATGFHGFHVIIGTIFSIICGIRQYLGHLTKEHHVGFEAAAWYWHFVDVVRLFLFVSIYWWGGI, encoded by the coding sequence ATGATTGAATCTCAGAGGCATTCTTATCATTTGGTAGATCCAAGTCCATGGCCTATTTCGGGTTCACTCGGAGCTTTGGCAACAACCGTAGGAGGTGTGATGTACATGCACTCATTTCAAGGGGGTGCAACACTTCTCAGTTTGGGCCTCATATTTCTCCTATATACCATGTTCGTATGGTGGCGCGATGTTCTACGTGAATCCACGTTCGAAGGACATCATACCAAAGTCGTACAATTAGGACCTCGATATGGTTTTATTCTGTTTATCGTATCGGAGGTTATGTTCTTTTTTGCTCTTTTTCGGGCTTCTTCTCATTCTTCTTTGGCACCTACGGTAGAGATCGGAGGTATTTGGCCCCCAAAAGGGATTGCGGTTTTAGATCCTTGGGAAATCCCTTTTCTTAATACCCTTATTCCCCTTTCATCCGGAGCTGCCGTAACTTGGGCTCATCATGCTATACTCGCGGGGAAGGAAAAACGAGCAGTTTACGCTTTAGTAGCTACCGTTTCACTGGCTCTAGTATTCACAGGCTTTCAAGGAATGGAATATTATCAAGCACCCTTCACTATTTCGGATAGTATTTATGGTTCTACCTTTTTCTTAGCAACTGGCTTTCATGGTTTTCATGTGATTATAGGTACTATTTTCTCGATCATATGTGGTATTCGCCAATATCTTGGTCATCTGACCAAGGAGCATCACGTTGGCTTTGAAGCAGCTGCATGGTACTGGCATTTTGTAGACGTGGTTCGGTTATTCCTATTTGTCTCTATCTATTGGTGGGGAGGTATATGA
- the atp8 gene encoding ATP synthase subunit 8 has translation MPQLDKFTYFTQFFWSCLFLFTFYIPICNDGDGVLGISRILKLRNQLVSHRENKIRSNDPNSLEDILRKGFSTGVSYMYSSLFEVSQWCNAVDFLGKRRKMTLISCFGEISGSRGMERNIFYLISKSVHSNPGWVITCRNDIMLIHVPHGQGSIGF, from the coding sequence ATGCCTCAACTGGATAAATTCACTTATTTCACACAATTCTTCTGGTCATGCCTTTTCCTCTTTACTTTCTATATTCCTATATGCAATGATGGAGATGGAGTACTTGGGATCAGCAGAATTCTAAAACTACGGAACCAACTGGTTTCACACCGGGAGAACAAGATCCGGAGCAACGACCCCAACAGTTTGGAAGATATCTTGAGAAAAGGTTTTAGCACCGGTGTATCCTATATGTACTCAAGTTTATTCGAAGTATCCCAATGGTGTAACGCCGTCGACTTCTTGGGAAAAAGGAGGAAGATGACTTTAATCTCTTGTTTCGGAGAAATAAGTGGCTCACGAGGAATGGAAAGAAACATATTCTATTTGATCTCTAAGTCTGTACATAGCAATCCTGGGTGGGTCATCACTTGTAGGAATGACATAATGCTAATCCATGTTCCACACGGCCAAGGAAGCATCGGTTTTTAA
- the rps1 gene encoding ribosomal protein S1, translated as MMSLSRLFPRSNSSFFLCSGNALQSEVLRFRQEMFLVDAGLGTPRICMQDELTGVPINRATRFENRVGFLDLVAGESLIKEQILERFFIDLVAGESLIKERAAARFNDLVGSTDVVAGEPLLLLPRRFRQNRAWMELNKIERTKAKIKGFIIEKVKGGYSVAIAGFITFLPFRRRRKRILNNQFTVENINPKKKNIVVF; from the coding sequence ATGATGAGCTTGAGTCGATTATTTCCAAGATCGAATTCCAGTTTTTTCTTATGTAGTGGAAACGCCCTACAATCTGAAGTTTTACGCTTCAGGCAAGAAATGTTCTTGGTGGATGCAGGACTTGGGACCCCCAGAATTTGTATGCAAGATGAGCTTACAGGGGTGCCAATCAACCGAGCCACCAGGTTTGAGAATAGGGTGGGATTCCTGGATCTAGTGGCCGGTGAATCACTGATCAAAGAGCAGATTTTGGAGAGATTCTTCATCGATCTAGTGGCCGGTGAATCACTGATCAAAGAGCGAGCAGCCGCCAGGTTTAATGATTTGGTGGGATCTACAGATGTAGTGGCTGGTGAACCGCTTCTTCTTCTTCCACGAAGATTCAGACAAAACCGAGCTTGGATGGAACTGAACAAGATTGAGCGAACGAAGGCAAAGATCAAAGGCTTTATTATTGAGAAAGTAAAAGGAGGTTATTCAGTAGCCATCGCAGGTTTCATTACTTTTCTTCCATTCCGCCGCAGAAGGAAAAGGATATTGAATAATCAATTCACCGTTGAAAACATTAACCCCAAAAAGAAGAATATTGTGGTCTTCTAA
- the sdh4 gene encoding succinate dehydrogenase subunit 4, with translation MVLAFCRRGSVIPICLYLLVGRYMKEGISGLRNESSKTKRTGLFQRITAAFPLPLIIIYKKVSSTFLPNLSLFWHINEGIEEIMADHVHQEMTRNWILVYLRLFLLIVIKDVFLSLVSFLKKKKNLMDRTHMLYLVV, from the coding sequence ATGGTACTGGCATTTTGTAGACGTGGTTCGGTTATTCCTATTTGTCTCTATCTATTGGTGGGGAGGTATATGAAGGAAGGAATCAGTGGATTGAGGAATGAAAGCTCGAAGACAAAGAGAACCGGGCTTTTCCAAAGAATTACTGCAGCTTTCCCACTCCCTTTGATTATCATATACAAAAAGGTCTCTTCCACTTTCCTACCAAATCTCTCTCTATTCTGGCACATAAATGAAGGGATCGAAGAGATTATGGCAGATCATGTTCACCAAGAAATGACCCGAAATTGGATCTTGGTCTATTTGAGATTGTTCCTTTTAATCGTAATCAAAGATGTTTTCTTGTCTCTCGTTTCTTTTCTGAAAAAAAAAAAGAACCTAATGGATCGAACTCATATG